The DNA region CCCCGCGATGCCTTGGGGCGTGCGGTCACCGAGCCCGGTCAGACCCATCTCGGCGGGAACGAGGCTCATGGTCCGCGGTCCTTCGGCTGTCGAAAACCCTTGACATCCGCGTCATCGCGGCGAAATGTTCAACTCCCACGATAACAGAAAACCACGGGGGCCCGGAGCGCCCAGGGAGGACCTTCATGACGATCGTGCGTGCCGCCATCAGCCAGACGACCTGGACCGGCGACAAGGAGTCCATGCTCGACAAGCACGAGCAGTTCGCTCGTGACGCGGCCGCCGAGGGCGCGCAGGTGATGTGTTTCCAGGAGCTCTTCTACGGGCCCTACTTCGGGATCACCCAGGACCAGAAGTACTACCGCTACGCCGAGCCGGCCGACGGCCCGATCGTGCAGCGGTTCGCCGCCCTCGCCAAGGAGCTGGGCCAGGTCATGGTCCTGCCGATCTACGAGGAGGAGCAGACCGGCGTCTACTACAACACCGCGGTGATCGTGGACGCCGACGGCACGGTGCTCGGCAAGTACCGCAAGAACCACATCCCGCACGTGGAGAAGTTCTGGGAGAAGTTCTACTTCCGCCCCGGCAACCTCGGCTACCCGGTCTTCGAGACCGCGGTCGGCAAGATCGCGGCCTACATCTGCTACGACCGCCACTTCCCCGAGGGGTGGCGGGAGTTCGGCCTCAACGGCGCCCACATCGTGTTCAACCCCAACGCCACCAAGCCGGGCCTCTCCAACCGGCTCTGGGAGGTGGAGGGACCGTGCGCGGCGGTCGCCAACGGCTACTTCGTGCTGCAGCCCAACCGGGTCGGGCTGGAGGACAACGAGTACGGCGACGAGGCGGTGAACTTCTACGGCACCAGCCAGGTGATCGACCCGCGCGGCAACTTCGTCGGCGAGCTGGGCAGCAGCGAGCACGAGGAGCTGCTGGTGCGCGACCTGGACCTGGACCTGGTCCAGCGGATGCGCGACGACTGGCAGTTCTACCGGGACCGGAGGCCGGACTCCTACGCCGCGATCACCCAGGCCTGACCACCGAGCACGAGGAGGACCCATGAGCACCCTGCTGATCAAGGGCGGCACCGTCGTGACCGCCACCGGACGCACCGAGGCCGACGTGCTGGTCGACGGCGAGCAGATCGTCGCCGTCCTGGCCCCCGGCTCCACCGTGCTGGGCAGCGACCTGGCCGCCAGCGCCGACCGGGTCGTCGACGCGACCGGCAAGTACGTGATCCCGGGCGGCATCGACGCGCACACCCACATGGAGCTGCCGTTCGGCGGCACCCACGCGATCGACACCTTCGAGACCGGCACCCGGGCCGCGGCCTGGGGCGGCACCACCTCGATCATCGACTTCGCCGTGCAGAAGTACGGCGAGCGCGTCGAGGACGGACTGGCCGCCTGGCACGACAAGGCCCGCGGCAACTGCGCGATCGACTACGGCTTCCACCAGATCATCGGCGGGGTCGACGAGCAGTCGCTCAAGGCGATGACCACCCTGGTCGACGAGGGGATCACCTCCTACAAGCTGTTCATGGCCTACCCGGGCGTCTTCTACTCCGACGACGCCCAGATCCTCAAGGCGATGCAGGTGGCCGCCGACAACGGCCTGCTGACCATGATGCACGCCGAGAACGGCCCGGCCATCGACGTCCTCGCCGAGCAGCTCTACAACGCCGGCAAGACCTCGCCGTACTTCCACGGCGTCGCGCGCGCCTGGCAGATGGAGGAGGAGGCCACCCACCGCGCGATCATGCTGGCCGACGTCACCGGCGCCCCGCTGTACGTCGTCCACGTCAGCGCGCAGCAGGCGGTGGCGCAGCTGGCGGCGGCCCGCGACCGCGGCAAGAACGTCTTCGGGGAGACCTGCCCGCAGTACCTCTACCTCTCGCTGGAGGAGCAGCTCGCCGCGTTCAGCGAGGAGTGGGGCGACTTCGAGGGCGCCAAGTGGGTCTGCTCGACGCCGCTGCGCTCCAAGGAGGAGGGCCACCTCGACGCGATGTGGGCCGGCCTGCGCACCAACGACCTGCAGATGGTCTCCACCGACCACTGCCCGTTCTGCATGAAGGACCAGAAGGAGCTCGGCAAGGGCGACTTCCGGGCGATCCCGAACGGCATCGGCTCGATCGAGCACCGGATGGACCTGATGTACCAGGGCGTGGTCACCGGCCGGATCAGCCTGGAGCGGTGGGTGGAGATCACCTCCACCACGCCGGCCCGGATGTTCGGCCTCTACGGCCGCAAGGGCGTCATCGCGCCGGGCGCGGACGCCGACATCGTCGTCTACGACCCCCGCGGCCACACCTCGATCGGGATCGGCGAGGGCAGGACGCACCACATGGCAATGGACCACTCCGCGTGGGAGGGGTTCGAGATCGACGGCCACGTCGACGTGGTGATCAGTCGCGGCACGGTGCTGGTCTCGGACGGCACCTATCACGGCCGCGCCGGCCACGGGCAGTACCTCAAGCGCGAGCTCACCCAGTACCTGGTCTGACTCGCACCCCCCATCACCCCGAGAGGAACACCATGGACTTCGGCGTCGTCCTGCAGACCAACCCACCCGCCTGGCGCACCGTCGGTCTGGCCAAGCAGGCCGAGGAGCACGGCTTCGACTACGTCTGGACCTTCGACAGCCACCTGCTGTGGCAGGAGCCCTACGTCATCTACAGCCAGATCCTCGCCGAGACCAACCGGGTCGTGGTCGGACCGATGGTGACCAACCCGGCCACCCGGGACTGGACGGTCACCGCCTCGGTCTTCGCCACGCTGAACGAGATGTACGGCAACCGGACCGTGGTCGGGATGGGCCGCGGCGACTCCGCGGTCCGGGTGCTCAACGGCAAGCCGTGCACGCTCAAGGAGGTCCGCGAGGCCAGCCACGTGATCCGCGAGCTCGGCAACTGCCGGGCGGTGGAGCACAACGGCGCGACGTTGCAGTTCCCGTGGGCACGGTCGTCCTCGCTCGAGGTGTGGATCGCGGCGTACGGGCCGATGGCGCTCAAGGCGGCCGGCGAGGCCGGCGACGGCTTCATCCTGCAGCTGGCCGACGTCGACGTCGCGCAGTGGATGATCACCCAGGTCCGCGATGCCGCCGAGGCGGCCGGCCGGGACCCCGACGCCCTCACCTTCTGCGTCGCGGCACCCGCCTATCTCGGCGACGACACCCCCGCTGCCCGGCAGCACATGCTCGACCAGACCCGGTGGTTCGGCGGCATGGTCGGCAACCACATCGCCGACATCGTTGCGAAGTACGGCGAGCACGCGGAGTTCCCCCAGGTGCTCATCGACTACATCAAGGGCCGCACCGGCTACGACTACAACACCCACGGCAAGGCCGACAACGACCACGTCGACTTCGTGCCGGACGAGATCGTCGACCGGTTCTGCCTGCTCGGCACCCCGAGCAGCACATCGCCAAGCTCGAGGAGCTGAAGGCGATCGGCGTCGACCAGTTCGCGATCTACCTCCAGCACGACAACAAGGAGGAGACGCTGCGGGTCTACGGCGAGAGCATCATCCCGCGGCTGCGCGACCACGTCACCGCGAAGGCGTGAGCGTGGAGCTGGAGCCGGGGCGGCGCGAGGGGGTGCCGCGATGAGCTCGACGGCGATGACGACCGCCGCGCCCGGCGCCGCGGGCCTGCGGTCCCGGCCGCTGCACGGGCTCGGGGCCCGGTTGCGGGCGCCGATGCTGGGGTTGCTGGGGCTGCTCGCGGTCGCCGGCCTCTGGGAGGCGTACAAGGCGCTGGCGCCCGAGGACGGGGTGATGATCGGGGACAGCCGGGTGCTGCCCCGCACCACCGACCTGGCGATGCCGCACGTGTGGGACATGGTGGCCCGGCTGGGGGAGCCGACCACCAGCCTCCCCGGCGCCGAGCCGCTGTGGCGCACGGTGGCCGACGCCGCCCTGGTCTCGCTCGGCATCGCCGCCGTCGGCTGGCTGGTCGGCACCGTGGTCGGCCTCGGCCTGGCCCTGCTGATGGCGCGGCTGCGGGTCCTCGAGTGGGGTCTGCTGCCCTGGATCGTGCTCAGCCAGACCGTCCCGCTGATCGCGTTCGCGCCGGTGGTGCGCAGCTGGGGGGCGCGGATCGAGATCGGCGGCTGGGAGTGGCCGCCCTGGCTCTCGGTGGCGGTGATCGCCAGCTATCTCGCCTTCTTCCCGGTCGCCATCGGCGCGCTGCGGGGACTCCAGTCGCACTCCCGGATCCACGCCGACCTGATGCGGTCCTACGCGTCCGGCTGGTGGACCACCATGCTCCGGGTGCGGATGCCGTCCGCGGTGCCCTACCTGCTGCCGGCGCTGCGTCTCGGCGCGGCCAGCGCGGTCGTCGGCACCGTGGTCGCGGAGGTGTCCACCGGGTACCTGGACGGGATCGGCCGCCTCCTGGTCTCCTACGCCGGCCAGGCGTCCGGCGACCCGGCCAAGGCCTGGGCCCCGATCTTCGGCGCGATCGCGCTGGGGCTGGTGGCCGGAATGCTCGTGACCCTGATCGGGGTGCTGCTGCGCCCCTACCGACGTGGAGAGGCCACATGACCGACCACCTGACCGATCGCGCGTCCGACCCGAGCCCGTCCTACCCCCGAGCCTGCCCGGCCCGACCGGGGTGCCCGCGGTCCGGGTCAGCGGGGTGACCAAGACCTTCCGCACCCGGGGCGGCACCGTCGAGGCGCTCAGCGACGTCGACCTCGACGTGGCGCCCGGGGAGTTCGTGGCCCTGATCGGGCCCTCCGGCTGCGGCAAGTCCACCCTGCTGCGGGTGGTCGCCGACCTGGAGTCGGCGACCACCGGCGAGGTCGAGGTCTTCGGAAAGACCGCCGCCCGGGCCCGCCAGGACCAGGACTACGGCATCGCCTTCCAGCAGGCCGGCCTGCTGCCGTGGCGCACCGTCGCCGCCAACGTGGCGCTGCCGCTGGAGCTGCACGACCTGCCCCGCCGCGACCGCAGGGAGCGCGTCGCCCAGCTGCTCGACCTGGTGGGCCTGACCGACTTCGCCAAGAACCACCCCGACCAGCTCTCCGGCGGCATGCAGCAGCGCGTCGCGATCGCCCGGTCGCTGGCCGAGCAGCCCCGGCTGCTGCTGATGGACGAGCCGTTCGGCGCACTGGACGAGATGACCCGCGAGCGGATGCAGGCCGAGCTCGCCCGGCTGTGCGCCGAGAGCGGTGCCGCCGTGGTCTTCGTGACCCACTCGATCCCGGAGGCGGTCTTCCTGGCCGACCGGGTGGTGGTGATGTCGCCGCGACCCGGGCGGATCACCGGCGTGGTGACCACCGGCATCGGCCGCGAGGTGCCCCGCGACGACGCGCTGCGCGAGGACCGGGACTTCTTCGCCAAGGTGACCGAGGTGCGCGAGGCGCTGCACGGGAGCCCGGTCACCGGCTCGGGCCGGGAGGCCCGATGAGTGCCGCCACGGCTCCGTCCCCGGGCGGCGCCCGGGCCGCGAAGGTGCTGGCGCCGGTCGTCGTCGGGCTGCTCGGGCTCGCCGTGTGGCAGTTCCTGGTCTCGGTGGTCGAGGTGTCGCCGTACCTGCTCCCGGGTCCGGCGGAGATCGTCGAGGAGTGGCAGGCCAACAGCGAGGCGATCCGGGAGGCGTTCTGGATCACCGGCGTGAACGCCTTCGTCGGCCTGGTCGTCGGCTCGCTGGCCGGAGTGGCCCTCGCCTCGCTGGCCAGCTGGGCGGGCTGGGTCGAGGGCATGTTCGCCTGGGTCGTCGCCGGGCTGGCCGTGGTGCCGATCGTCGCCCTCGCCCCGGTGCTCAACTCGATGTACGGCGCGGACAGCGAGTACGGCCGCCGGGTGATCGCCGGTATCGCCGCCTTCGTGCCGGTCTACGTCAACAGCGTGCGCGGGCTGCACCAGACCACCGCCCTGCACCGTGACCTGATGCGCTCCTACGCCGCCTCCGGCTGGCAGCGGTTCCGCACGCTGACCCTGCCCTCGGCCACGCCGTTCGTGCTCACCGGGATCCGGGTGGCCAGCTCGCTGGCCGTGATCTCGGCCCTCGTCGCGGAGTACTTCGGCGGTCCGCGCGGCGGGCTCGGCAGCTTCATCTCCACCAGCGCCGCGACCAGCGCCTACGCCCGGGCCTGGGCCTACGTCGCGGCCGCCATCGTTCTCGGGTTGGTCGCGTACGTCGTGACCCTGCTGCTCGAACGTCTCGTGCAGCGACTGCTGCCGACCGGGGCCACGCCGTGAGCGCGCGTCCTCTGGTCGGCTCGCACCGTCCGCCCTCGCAACGTCGCGCGGCGTACGTCCTCACCACCACCCCTCGAAAGGAAGAACCATGCTGAGATCAGTACGCCGCGGCCTCGCGGCGGCGACGATCGTCGCCGCCTCCGCCACGTTCCTGACCGCCTGCGGCAGCGACGACGACTCCGGCGGTGGATCGGGCGACCTCACCGAGGTCAAGCTGCAGCTGCAGTGGCTGCCGCAGGCCCAGTTCGCCGGCTACTACGCCGCCGTGGACCAGGGCTTCTTCGAGGAGGAGGGGCTGGACGTCGAGATCATCCCGTCCGGCGGCGACATCGTCCCGCAGGACGCGCTCGCCAACGGCGACGTCGACTATGCGATCGCCTGGGTGCCGAAGGTGCTCGGCTCGATCGAGCAGGGCGCCAACCTGACCAACGTCGGGCAGATCTTCCAGCGCTCGGGCACGCTCCAGGTCGCCTGGGCCGACTCCGGCATCGACTCGGTCGCCGACTTCGAGGGCAAGAAGATCGGCTCCTGGGGCTTCGGCAACGAGTGGGAGATCTTCGCCGCGATGGCGGCCGAGGGGCTGGACGCGAGCACCGTCGAGATCGTCACCCAGGACTTCAACATGAACGCGTTCCTGCAGGGCGACATCGACGCAGCGCAGGCGATGACCTACAACGAGTACGCCCAGCTGCTGGAGACCGTCGACCCGGACACCGGCGAGCTGTACACGCCCGAGGACTTCAACGTCATCGCCTACGAGGACACCGAGGGCGCGATGCTCCAGGACGCGATCTGGGCCGACACCGAGCGGCTCGACTCCGACGAGGAGTACGCCGAGACCACGGTCGCCTTCCTGAAGGCGGTCATCAAGGGCTGGGCCTATGCCCGCGACAACGTCGAGTCCGCCGCCGAGATCACCGTCGCGGCCGGCTCCAACTGGGGCCCCAGCCACGAGCTGTGGATGGCGAACGAGACGAACAAGCTGATCTGGCCGGCCGAGAACGGGGTCGGCGTGATCGACGAGGCGGCCTGGGACCAGACCGTGGAGGGCGCGCTCGCCGCGGTGAACGAGCAGGGACAGAACCTGATCACCGCCGAGCCGCCGGAGACGGCGTACGACAACACCTACATCGAGGACGCGATCGAGGAGCTCGGTGACGACGTGGACACCACCGGGTCGTCCTTCGAGCCGATGGACGTCACCCTCACCGAGGGCGGCAACTAGCAACGGTGGTGGGGCGGGACCCCCGCCCCACCACCGCCGGTCACCCCGCGACCGCGACCACCTGGTACGGCGAGACCCCTCGCCCCGACGGAAGGCAGACGATGACGACTGACGTAGTGGATCTCGACGCCGAGGCCAAGCGCCTCGACAAGGCCCACGTGTTCCATTCCTGGTCGGCGCAGGCCGCCCTCGACCCGATGGTCATCGCCGGCGGCAGCGGGTCGACGGTGTGGGACCACGCCGGACGGCGCTACCTGGACTTCTCCAGCCAGATGGTCAACGTCAACATCGGCCACCAGCACCCGGCCGTGGTCGAGGCGATCAAGCGGCAGGCCGACCTGCTCACCACCATCGCGCCGGCGACCGCCAACCTGGCGCGCGGCGCGGCGGCCGAGCGGATCACCGCGCTCGCGCCCGAGGGGATGAACAAGGTCTTCTTCACCAACGGCGGCGCAGACGCGGTGGAGAACGCGATCCGGATGGCGCGGCTGCACACCGGCCGGGACAAGGTGATCTCGCGCTACCGCTCCTACCACGGCAACACCACCGCCGCGGTGAACGCCACCGGCGACTGGCGCCGGATCCCCAACGAGTACGCCCGCGGCCACATCCACGTCTTCGGCCCCTACCTCTACCGCAGCGAGTTCTGGGCGACGACGCCGGAGGAGGAGTGCGAGCGCGCGCTGCAGCACCTGCGCCGGGTGATCGAGTGCGAGGGCCCGAGCACCGTCGCCGCGATCCTGCTCGAGTCGGTGCCCGGCACCGCCGGGATCATGGTGCCCCCGCCGGGCTACCTGCCCGGCGTGCGCGAGATCGCCGACGAGTTCGGCGTGATGCTGATCCTGGACGAGGTGATGGCCGGCTTCGGTCGGACCGGCCAGTGGTTCGCCTTCGACGCCTTCGACGTGACGCCGGACCTGATCACCTTCGCCAAGGGGGTCAACTCCGGCTACGTCCCGATCGGCGGGGTGGTGATCAGCGACGAGGTCGCCGCGACCTTCGACGATCGGGTCTTCCCCGGCGGCCTCACCTACTCCGGCCACCCGCTCGGGGCGGCCTCGGTGGTCGCCACCCTCGACACGATGGAGTCCGAGGGCATCGTGGAGAACGCCCGGACCCTCGGCACCGACGTGATCGGACCCGGGCTGGCCGCCCTGGCCGAGAAGCACCCGGTGGTCGGCGAGGCGCGCGGCAGCGGCGTCTTCTGGGCGCTCGAGCTCGTCGCCGACCCCGACACCCGGGCACCCCTGCCGGCAGCGGGCATCGCGCGGGCGAAGGGCGAGCTCGTCTCCCGCGGACTGCTGCCGTTCACCGCGGACAACCGCATCCACGTCGTACCTCCCTGCGTGGTGACCGCCGACGAGGTGGCCACGGCACTGGAGATCTACGACGACGTCCTGACCCTGCTCGACGAGGAGCTCTGAACACCCGACGACGTTCCTCGTCCCCTCCGCTTCTCTCCTCCGACGAACAGCGCCGCGGGGACCCCGAGAAAGGCTTCGAAATGTCCGACACAGCTGTACCCGTCCTCGACCACTGGATCGGCGGCACCACCACCGCCGGCACCTCCGACCGGACGAGTCCGGTCTACGACCCGGCCCTGGGTGAGGTGAGCAAGCACGTACGGCTCGGCTCCGCCGCCGACGTCGACGCCGCGGTGGCGGCGGCGAGCAAGGCGTTCACCT from Nocardioides sambongensis includes:
- a CDS encoding nitrilase-related carbon-nitrogen hydrolase, producing MTIVRAAISQTTWTGDKESMLDKHEQFARDAAAEGAQVMCFQELFYGPYFGITQDQKYYRYAEPADGPIVQRFAALAKELGQVMVLPIYEEEQTGVYYNTAVIVDADGTVLGKYRKNHIPHVEKFWEKFYFRPGNLGYPVFETAVGKIAAYICYDRHFPEGWREFGLNGAHIVFNPNATKPGLSNRLWEVEGPCAAVANGYFVLQPNRVGLEDNEYGDEAVNFYGTSQVIDPRGNFVGELGSSEHEELLVRDLDLDLVQRMRDDWQFYRDRRPDSYAAITQA
- the hydA gene encoding dihydropyrimidinase codes for the protein MSTLLIKGGTVVTATGRTEADVLVDGEQIVAVLAPGSTVLGSDLAASADRVVDATGKYVIPGGIDAHTHMELPFGGTHAIDTFETGTRAAAWGGTTSIIDFAVQKYGERVEDGLAAWHDKARGNCAIDYGFHQIIGGVDEQSLKAMTTLVDEGITSYKLFMAYPGVFYSDDAQILKAMQVAADNGLLTMMHAENGPAIDVLAEQLYNAGKTSPYFHGVARAWQMEEEATHRAIMLADVTGAPLYVVHVSAQQAVAQLAAARDRGKNVFGETCPQYLYLSLEEQLAAFSEEWGDFEGAKWVCSTPLRSKEEGHLDAMWAGLRTNDLQMVSTDHCPFCMKDQKELGKGDFRAIPNGIGSIEHRMDLMYQGVVTGRISLERWVEITSTTPARMFGLYGRKGVIAPGADADIVVYDPRGHTSIGIGEGRTHHMAMDHSAWEGFEIDGHVDVVISRGTVLVSDGTYHGRAGHGQYLKRELTQYLV
- a CDS encoding TIGR03842 family LLM class F420-dependent oxidoreductase, with amino-acid sequence MDFGVVLQTNPPAWRTVGLAKQAEEHGFDYVWTFDSHLLWQEPYVIYSQILAETNRVVVGPMVTNPATRDWTVTASVFATLNEMYGNRTVVGMGRGDSAVRVLNGKPCTLKEVREASHVIRELGNCRAVEHNGATLQFPWARSSSLEVWIAAYGPMALKAAGEAGDGFILQLADVDVAQWMITQVRDAAEAAGRDPDALTFCVAAPAYLGDDTPAARQHMLDQTRWFGGMVGNHIADIVAKYGEHAEFPQVLIDYIKGRTGYDYNTHGKADNDHVDFVPDEIVDRFCLLGTPSSTSPSSRS
- a CDS encoding ABC transporter permease, coding for MSSTAMTTAAPGAAGLRSRPLHGLGARLRAPMLGLLGLLAVAGLWEAYKALAPEDGVMIGDSRVLPRTTDLAMPHVWDMVARLGEPTTSLPGAEPLWRTVADAALVSLGIAAVGWLVGTVVGLGLALLMARLRVLEWGLLPWIVLSQTVPLIAFAPVVRSWGARIEIGGWEWPPWLSVAVIASYLAFFPVAIGALRGLQSHSRIHADLMRSYASGWWTTMLRVRMPSAVPYLLPALRLGAASAVVGTVVAEVSTGYLDGIGRLLVSYAGQASGDPAKAWAPIFGAIALGLVAGMLVTLIGVLLRPYRRGEAT
- a CDS encoding ABC transporter ATP-binding protein is translated as MTKTFRTRGGTVEALSDVDLDVAPGEFVALIGPSGCGKSTLLRVVADLESATTGEVEVFGKTAARARQDQDYGIAFQQAGLLPWRTVAANVALPLELHDLPRRDRRERVAQLLDLVGLTDFAKNHPDQLSGGMQQRVAIARSLAEQPRLLLMDEPFGALDEMTRERMQAELARLCAESGAAVVFVTHSIPEAVFLADRVVVMSPRPGRITGVVTTGIGREVPRDDALREDRDFFAKVTEVREALHGSPVTGSGREAR
- a CDS encoding ABC transporter permease, coding for MSAATAPSPGGARAAKVLAPVVVGLLGLAVWQFLVSVVEVSPYLLPGPAEIVEEWQANSEAIREAFWITGVNAFVGLVVGSLAGVALASLASWAGWVEGMFAWVVAGLAVVPIVALAPVLNSMYGADSEYGRRVIAGIAAFVPVYVNSVRGLHQTTALHRDLMRSYAASGWQRFRTLTLPSATPFVLTGIRVASSLAVISALVAEYFGGPRGGLGSFISTSAATSAYARAWAYVAAAIVLGLVAYVVTLLLERLVQRLLPTGATP
- a CDS encoding ABC transporter substrate-binding protein, which gives rise to MLRSVRRGLAAATIVAASATFLTACGSDDDSGGGSGDLTEVKLQLQWLPQAQFAGYYAAVDQGFFEEEGLDVEIIPSGGDIVPQDALANGDVDYAIAWVPKVLGSIEQGANLTNVGQIFQRSGTLQVAWADSGIDSVADFEGKKIGSWGFGNEWEIFAAMAAEGLDASTVEIVTQDFNMNAFLQGDIDAAQAMTYNEYAQLLETVDPDTGELYTPEDFNVIAYEDTEGAMLQDAIWADTERLDSDEEYAETTVAFLKAVIKGWAYARDNVESAAEITVAAGSNWGPSHELWMANETNKLIWPAENGVGVIDEAAWDQTVEGALAAVNEQGQNLITAEPPETAYDNTYIEDAIEELGDDVDTTGSSFEPMDVTLTEGGN
- a CDS encoding aspartate aminotransferase family protein, with amino-acid sequence MTTDVVDLDAEAKRLDKAHVFHSWSAQAALDPMVIAGGSGSTVWDHAGRRYLDFSSQMVNVNIGHQHPAVVEAIKRQADLLTTIAPATANLARGAAAERITALAPEGMNKVFFTNGGADAVENAIRMARLHTGRDKVISRYRSYHGNTTAAVNATGDWRRIPNEYARGHIHVFGPYLYRSEFWATTPEEECERALQHLRRVIECEGPSTVAAILLESVPGTAGIMVPPPGYLPGVREIADEFGVMLILDEVMAGFGRTGQWFAFDAFDVTPDLITFAKGVNSGYVPIGGVVISDEVAATFDDRVFPGGLTYSGHPLGAASVVATLDTMESEGIVENARTLGTDVIGPGLAALAEKHPVVGEARGSGVFWALELVADPDTRAPLPAAGIARAKGELVSRGLLPFTADNRIHVVPPCVVTADEVATALEIYDDVLTLLDEEL